The DNA window ATATAAAAGTATAGTCAAAGTAGAgtgtaaatatgatgaaaagtAAAAAAAGGCAAGGCAAGTAGGGAGCGTAGAATAAAGCAAAAGGGAATGTCTTTCACAAACACAGATCCCAACGAAAAGCAAGAACTAAGCCTACCTAGCATTTCTTGCTGGAACACATTCTTTTTGTTTAGTAACTTGCTTTGCTTAATTTGTTCCTTATACAAATCTATTGCTGActcatcaacaaaataaaaaagctACTTATATACTTATCAATACAAATACTAGAATCACTACATTGTAGTATAAGGTTAAGCAGTGATAGATAGTGAGTGTTGAAGATGAAGTCCATAGAAAATTTTGATTCCATTAACGTAAACAATCAAAATAGTAACATGTTTGGtgtctctttctctccttcataTGCTGCTGCTGAAGCAGTTCCAACGAGCTTCTGTTATCATCCTACACCTCTTCATAACTATGGCTTTTACTATGGACTTGAAAGTGAACATGTTGGATTGTATTCAGCCTTGCCTTTCATGCCTGATGGATCCATATATGGTGTTGAAGCTTTGAGTAGATCACAATCACCAGGTTGGTTTAGTTTCAATATTTGtttgttacatttttatttttctttaagtaCTTTTTGACTCAACTTTTTGACTACTTTGTATCTATTTTTTTATGTGTAGCAATGAGTATTCATCCATATGAATGTAGTAGTAGCAAAGAATCAATGCAACTCAACATGGATGGTTTTTTGTATAACCAAACTTTATGCCATAAACAAAACATTACTCCAAATAACCTAAATCATGTACAAGAGAATATGAACCTTTTGGGAAGTTTAGCGGAGCATCAGGCGCAACAACTTTCGTATTACGCCACATTACGAAACGATAATATGATGTTAGAATTAGAAGGGTTGATGAAAAATCAGGTGAAAGATAGTGTCCAGGTCTCAAATATAGTTGAGGATGAAGTTTTTGATGTGAAAAGATGGGTCTCAAGGGATATTAATGGTGTTAGTTCTAACTCACAATCAAGCTGTGTTACTAGTTCACAAGAAACATCACCTATTGATTCGGTTTCTATTGATACTATGAaaaggaagaatcagaatcaaacttTAGGGCAAAGAACATCTCAATATAGAGGTGTAACAAGGTTGGTGTTCTTCTATTGCTTTTTTGTTTGATCTAGTTGATTTTTGTATTACTAGTCTAGTAAACTTTGTATTGAATGTTGGTTCATCAGACATAGGTGGACGGGTAGATATGAAGCGCATCTATGGGATAATAGTTGTAAGAAAGAAGGTCAAGCTAGGAAAGGAAAGCAAGGTAAGAACTAAAGCAACTATATTGCCATTCCTTTAcctttatttaatgttttaaaaaccaaacTCGGAAGATTTAAATCGATAAGACCTCTGAATCATAGTTCAGAGGTCTAAACCAATCGAACTGGTAGAAAACTGCTACCGAGATTCAAGGTTTAACCAGTTGAACCATCCCTAGTGGTTCATTTTGTAGTAATATTCATTTCTCACcattttttttgtgtgttttctatTTTATCTTTGATCTGGGGATGATTAATCCACTCAAATGCACAATGATTCTTCAGTTTATCTAGGTAAGTTTTCCAAACATCAACAATATTTTTCTTTCTTAATGAtgatagaaaaagagaaatttttTGTCTATACATAGTAActccaaaaaaattattaataggtGGTTATGACATGGAAGAAAAAGCTGCAAGAGCGTATGATATGGCTGCACTCAAGTATTGGGGTCCCTCCACTCGTATAAATTTCCCAGTAATGATTAATTTCTTTCCCATTTCACTTCAATTCTCAAGTATCTAACTCAGCACTGACAGTAACTGATTTTCTACTAATCATCATCTCATAATAATAGCTTGAAAATTATCaaaaagaacttgatgtaatgAAGAAAATGACTAGACAAGAATACGTTGCTCATTTGAGAAGGTACATCAATATTTTGCTTCAATCATTATGCAGTTAATTAACAATAACAACCatgttaataataaattaataaccaTGATTAAACTTTGTTAATTCAGGAAAAGCAGTGGATTCTCAAGA is part of the Vicia villosa cultivar HV-30 ecotype Madison, WI linkage group LG2, Vvil1.0, whole genome shotgun sequence genome and encodes:
- the LOC131646941 gene encoding AP2-like ethylene-responsive transcription factor CRL5 codes for the protein MKSIENFDSINVNNQNSNMFGVSFSPSYAAAEAVPTSFCYHPTPLHNYGFYYGLESEHVGLYSALPFMPDGSIYGVEALSRSQSPAMSIHPYECSSSKESMQLNMDGFLYNQTLCHKQNITPNNLNHVQENMNLLGSLAEHQAQQLSYYATLRNDNMMLELEGLMKNQVKDSVQVSNIVEDEVFDVKRWVSRDINGVSSNSQSSCVTSSQETSPIDSVSIDTMKRKNQNQTLGQRTSQYRGVTRHRWTGRYEAHLWDNSCKKEGQARKGKQGGYDMEEKAARAYDMAALKYWGPSTRINFPLENYQKELDVMKKMTRQEYVAHLRRYINILKSSGFSRGASMYRGVTSRHHQHGRWQARIGRVAGNKDLYLGTFTTQEEAGEAYDIAAIKFRGENAVTNFDITRYDVEKIIANSNLLSSEEARRSKKVDDDDGIINIEEAINPMHKRCKMQSFSIGLDDIYRQEIEEYSNRVLNMSNASSVVTSLSNSREESPEYRTSMPLPVLFGMDSTASMASFSNLPQMPLSVFAGWADA